A region from the Drosophila bipectinata strain 14024-0381.07 chromosome 3R, DbipHiC1v2, whole genome shotgun sequence genome encodes:
- the LOC108128566 gene encoding protein FAM98B, with product MELELDVVDSLQALAYKGPCLQQDNLSRALDGGIGSPALRLVLHWLAQELHVLRKTDERVSSGSGDHDEFAFELSLLLTELGCPYRKLVAGPIEERFQTRESLLQLLEYLTSELMATKMVLKAQPVGPPCKRSKTESNAQQAIEQLAKDLQLGELPKNINTKLLFEKLIPSLDKSLKQTNRQVVSEPLLHLNKPLNDSQWRALESLHRDLEAEYNLRRQMMSTRLEATVQSFQWSESMRHRENEIMDRFQRKMRELEQFKVGGEQTNLVALLAARTDLAIIEKTSSANVRKNTASKIQKHVIGSVPDRGGRANEHAPPPPEMPSWQQQRASGPPGGGRGGGGNFRGGRGGGGGGREGGGGGGGGGGGGGGNWQQPQQQPQHQRDRDRSRDRNQDQQWISGSGRVQGTGWNPNGGRGGGGGGGRGGGGGRGGGGGGHRGGGYR from the coding sequence ATGGAACTTGAACTGGACGTGGTGGACTCGCTTCAGGCCTTGGCCTACAAGGGACCTTGCCTGCAGCAGGATAACCTCAGCAGGGCGCTGGATGGAGGCATCGGAAGTCCGGCACTGCGGTTGGTGCTCCACTGGCTGGCCCAGGAGCTGCATGTACTCCGGAAAACGGACGAGCGCGTCAGTTCTGGCAGCGGAGACCACGACGAGTTCGCCTTTGAACTTTCCCTGCTGCTCACTGAGCTGGGTTGCCCGTATCGGAAGCTCGTTGCTGGTCCCATTGAGGAGCGATTCCAAACTCGGGAGTCTTTGTTACAGCTGCTTGAATACCTCACTTCCGAGCTGATGGCCACCAAGATGGTGTTGAAGGCCCAGCCCGTAGGACCACCTTGCAAACGTTCGAAAACTGAGTCAAACGCCCAGCAGGCTATCGAGCAACTAGCGAAGGATCTGCAGCTGGGTGAGCTGCCAAAAAACATCAACACCAAACTGCTGTTCGAGAAGTTAATACCCAGCTTGGATAAGTCTCTGAAACAAACTAATCGCCAGGTGGTGAGCGAACCTCTACTGCATCTTAACAAGCCCCTCAACGACTCCCAGTGGCGTGCGCTGGAGTCACTGCACAGGGATCTAGAGGCGGAGTACAATCTCCGTCGCCAAATGATGAGCACTCGTCTGGAGGCCACTGTTCAGAGCTTCCAGTGGTCGGAGTCCATGCGCCATCGTGAAAACGAGATAATGGATCGTTTTCAGCGAAAGATGAGGGAACTGGAGCAGTTCAAAGTAGGCGGAGAACAGACTAATTTGGTGGCTTTGCTGGCTGCACGAACGGATTTGGCCATAATCGAGAAGACCAGCTCAGCAAATGTGAGGAAAAACACCGCGTCTAAGATACAGAAGCATGTGATTGGCAGCGTTCCAGACCGAGGAGGTCGTGCTAATGAGCATGCTCCTCCGCCACCGGAAATGCCTTCTTGGCAACAGCAGCGAGCTAGCGGTCCTCCTGGCGGTGGACGGGGTGGAGGAGGTAACTTCCGTGGTggtcgaggaggaggaggtggcggaagggaaggaggaggaggaggcggaggTGGAGGCGGCGGAGGTGGTGGAAATTGGCAGCAACCACAGCAACAACCTCAACATCAACGTGATCGTGATCGAAGTCGTGATAGAAATCAAGATCAACAGTGGATAAGCGGCAGTGGACGCGTCCAGGGCACCGGCTGGAATCCAAACGGAGGACGCGGCGGTGGTGGAGGCGGTGGccgtggaggaggaggtggtcgCGGTGGTGGAGGCGGCGGTCATCGCGGCGGCGGCTATCGATGA
- the Sodq gene encoding uncharacterized protein Sodq isoform X2, with translation MLIKLILVLVIGYGGLFAPGCAQNLLDRLRPVNMTRMDDGIKVVSGTKVKRYERLTVPLGGPAGIPGAAGLLGPLLPPQPAYLGYTYLVPQWQAGAKLMGDGEAAGVAGMISFQQLPYSSDIKVTINVTGLPPGKHALHIHTFGDVSDGCKSTGGQFPNNFLGNVDTKDDGSISAVFQSIYLQLFGFNGIVGRSIVIHSKAIDLNTALNAEVFSSSLQPMPNALAYQNEENSLGPSIACGVISLMSTAASAGGMATSPPAAATPEA, from the exons ATGCTTATTAAACTAATTCTGGTGTTGGTAATTGGATATGGTGGTCTTTTCGCGCCCGGTTGCGCACAAAATTTATTGGATCGTCTGCGCCCGGTGAACATGACCCGAATGGATGACGGAATCAAAGTGGTTTCCGGCACCAAAGTCAAGCGGTACGAACGGTTGACGGTGCCGCTGGGAGGTCCTGCAGGGATACCTGGGGCTGCTGGACTGCTTGGACCACTTCTACCGCCACAACCGGCTTATTTGGGATACACCTAT TTAGTACCTCAGTGGCAAGCTGGAGCCAAGTTAATGGGCGATGGTGAGGCGGCGGGAGTAGCAGGAATGATATCTTTCCAGCAGCTGCCCTATAGTTCGGACATCAAGGTAACCATTAATGTGACAGGATTGCCTCCTGGAAAACATGCCCTGCACATCCATACCTTCGGAGATGTAAGTGATGGATGCAAATCCACAGGAGGACAGTTTCCCAATAATTTT CTTGGAAATGTGGATACCAAGGACGATGGCAGTATTTCTGCCGTTTTTCAAAGCATATATTTACAGTTGTTTGGCTTCAATGGCATTGTGGGCCGGTCCATAGTGATCCACAGCAAGGCCATTGACCTGAACACGGCCTTAAATGCGGAGGTGTTTTCGTCCTCTTTGCAGCCCATGCCCAATGCCTTGGCCTACCAGAATGAGGAGAACTCCCTAGGGCCCTCGATTGCCTGCGGAGTGATAAGTCTGATGAGCACGGCAGCCAGTGCTGGTGGCATGGCTACTTCCCCACCAGCTGCTGCAACTCCGGAGGCCTAA
- the Sodq gene encoding uncharacterized protein Sodq isoform X1 — translation MLIKLILVLVIGYGGLFAPGCAQNLLDRLRPVNMTRMDDGIKVVSGTKVKRYERLTVPLGGPAGIPGAAGLLGPLLPPQPAYLGYTYQLVPQWQAGAKLMGDGEAAGVAGMISFQQLPYSSDIKVTINVTGLPPGKHALHIHTFGDVSDGCKSTGGQFPNNFLGNVDTKDDGSISAVFQSIYLQLFGFNGIVGRSIVIHSKAIDLNTALNAEVFSSSLQPMPNALAYQNEENSLGPSIACGVISLMSTAASAGGMATSPPAAATPEA, via the exons ATGCTTATTAAACTAATTCTGGTGTTGGTAATTGGATATGGTGGTCTTTTCGCGCCCGGTTGCGCACAAAATTTATTGGATCGTCTGCGCCCGGTGAACATGACCCGAATGGATGACGGAATCAAAGTGGTTTCCGGCACCAAAGTCAAGCGGTACGAACGGTTGACGGTGCCGCTGGGAGGTCCTGCAGGGATACCTGGGGCTGCTGGACTGCTTGGACCACTTCTACCGCCACAACCGGCTTATTTGGGATACACCTAT CAGTTAGTACCTCAGTGGCAAGCTGGAGCCAAGTTAATGGGCGATGGTGAGGCGGCGGGAGTAGCAGGAATGATATCTTTCCAGCAGCTGCCCTATAGTTCGGACATCAAGGTAACCATTAATGTGACAGGATTGCCTCCTGGAAAACATGCCCTGCACATCCATACCTTCGGAGATGTAAGTGATGGATGCAAATCCACAGGAGGACAGTTTCCCAATAATTTT CTTGGAAATGTGGATACCAAGGACGATGGCAGTATTTCTGCCGTTTTTCAAAGCATATATTTACAGTTGTTTGGCTTCAATGGCATTGTGGGCCGGTCCATAGTGATCCACAGCAAGGCCATTGACCTGAACACGGCCTTAAATGCGGAGGTGTTTTCGTCCTCTTTGCAGCCCATGCCCAATGCCTTGGCCTACCAGAATGAGGAGAACTCCCTAGGGCCCTCGATTGCCTGCGGAGTGATAAGTCTGATGAGCACGGCAGCCAGTGCTGGTGGCATGGCTACTTCCCCACCAGCTGCTGCAACTCCGGAGGCCTAA
- the Mco3 gene encoding uncharacterized protein Mco3 isoform X1: MFKRESKSFLSLGLILLLVLGVAQLQAEVLDEDSQQAKFEWPSFPWSRNKTNKNTHSSLNDLDLKNDYSQMELANFGDFDRNPCRRVCQQGQSQNCYYQLVVHNYQRLGPECQRCQQDERACAAEHCIFGDGVATPVMAVNRMVPGPPIELCENDTIVVDVLNYLGEPTSMHWHGVHMKRTPEMDGAPYATQYPLQPGEVQRYEFQVDRSGLLWYHSHVGWQRGFGVAGALIVRQTRQQNVHAQLYDYDLGEHTLMIQDIFYNYNLQDVRNILVNGKGRNHLSQLPDNDNRHRYEKLRVTPGYRYRMRVVLNGIANCPVEFSIEQHKLLIISTDGNDIEPVLADGFFLTSAERFDFILEANQYAKNYWIRVRGYEMCEDRNLYQGAVLSYRGSARTELPQGSVLENQKGRSEEDDSVWVNDYRFRSPNSTDKSSLRQSLDKDNNVGTVALRSVEPVSWSRYTKFLTHYSTFGSRMAPNGEELFQIDDISYISPAISLLQGRYLYQDDGYFCNKSSLAREGRNCEREQCECTHVIRFPAYRHVEMVVANLMDNTHPFHLHGYTFRLVGQGVLGNANDARNIRELDRRGRLSRLNDDYVAVAKDTVQIPGLGYIIVRFVTNNPGFWLYHCHIEAHSVQGMVAVLKVGEDHQMKRIPARVRC, from the exons ATGTTTAAACGCGAAAGTAAAAGTTTTCTCAGCCTTGGGTTGATACTGCTCCTGGTGTTGGGCGTAGCTCAGCTCCAGGCCGAGGTCCTCGACGAGGACTCGCAGCAGGCTAAATTCGAGTGGCCATCGTTTCCTTGGAGCCGCAACAAGACCAACAAGAACACCCACTCGTCCCTCAACGATCTGGATTTAAAGAACGATTACAGCCAGATGGAGTTGGCCAACTTTGGAGACTTTGATCGCAACCCGTGCAGAAGAGTGTGCCAGCAGGGTCAGTCCCAGAACTGTTATTACCAGCTAGTGGTTCACAATTACCAGAGACTGGGCCCAGAGTGTCAGAGGTGTCAGCAGGACGAAAGGGCCTGCGCAGCGGAGCATTGTATCTTCGGCGATGGCGTCGCCACTCCTGTGATGGCAGTTAATCGAATGGTGCCAGGACCTCCGATCGAACTGTGCGAAAATGATACTATAGTGGTTGACGTACTGAACTATCTGGGTGAACCCACCTCCATGCACTGGCACGGTGTCCACATGAAACGTACTCCCGAAATGGATGGCGCTCCCTACGCCACCCAGTATCCTTTGCAGCCGGGCGAAGTCCAGCGGTATGAGTTCCAGGTGGATCGGAGTGGTTTGCTTTGGTATCACAGTCACGTTGGCTGGCAGAGGGGCTTCGGTGTGGCAGGGGCCCTAATCGTCCGCCAAACGCGGCAGCAGAACGTCCACGCCCAACTCTATGACTATGATCTCGGGGAGCACACGTTGATGATACAGGACATCTTTTACAACTACAACCTGCAGGACGTTCGCAATATCCTAGTGAATGGAAAAGGGCGCAACCATCTCAGCCAGCTACCCGATAATGACAATCGCCATCGGTACGAAAAACTTCGAGTTACGCCGGGCTACCGCTACAGGATGCGAGTGGTCCTTAATGGAATCGCCAACTGTCCTGTGGAGTTTTCCATAGAACAACATAAACTTTTAATCATCAGCACCGATGGCAATGACATCGAGCCTGTCTTGGCAGATGGCTTCTTCCTGACCTCCGCCGAGCGATTTGATTTCATCTTGGAGGCCAATCAGTATGCGAAGAACTATTGGATCAGGGTGCGTGGGTATGAGATGTGTGAGGATAGAAATCTCTATCAAGGAGCTGTGCTCAGCTATCGCGGATCTGCTCGCACTGAACTGCCACAAGGAAGCGTCCTAGAGAATCAGAAAGGCCGCTCTGAGGAGGATGACTCCGTTTGGGTCAACGATTACCGTTTCCGGTCGCCAAATTCAACCGATAAATCCTCCCTGCGCCAATCATTGGACAAGGACAACAACGTAGGCACGGTGGCCCTGCGTTCCGTGGAACCAGTCTCCTGGTCGCGCTACACAAAATTCCTGACCCACTACTCTACCTTCGGATCGCGAATGGCACCCAATGGAGAAGAGCTATTCCAGATCGATGACATCTCTTACATCTCCCCGGCGATATCACTGTTGCAGGGTCGTTATCTCTACCAGGACGACGGTTacttttgcaacaaaagcTCTCTGGCTCGCGAGGGTCGTAATTGCGAACGGGAGCAGTGCGAGTGTACTCACGTGATCCGCTTTCCAGCATACAGGCATGTTGAGATGGTGGTGGCTAACTTAATGGACAACACACATCCCTTCCATCTCCATGGCTATACGTTCCGCTTGGTGGGACAGGGAGTCCTTGGCAATGCCAACGATGCACGTAAT attcgaGAACTTGATCGTCGAGGCCGCCTCTCCCGTTTGAATGATGACTATGTCGCAGTGGCCAAGGACACAGTTCAGATTCCGGGTCTCGGCTACATAATAGTTCGCTTTGTCACTAATAATCCTGGATTTTGGTtataccattgccatattgaAGCCCATTCTGTACAAGGTATGGTGGCAGTCCTGAAAGTTGGCGAAGACCATCAAATGAAACGCATTCCGGCACGCGTGCGTTGCTAA
- the Mco3 gene encoding uncharacterized protein Mco3 isoform X2, giving the protein MFKRESKSFLSLGLILLLVLGVAQLQAEVLDEDSQQAKFEWPSFPWSRNKTNKNTHSSLNDLDLKNDYSQMELANFGDFDRNPCRRVCQQGQSQNCYYQLVVHNYQRLGPECQRCQQDERACAAEHCIFGDGVATPVMAVNRMVPGPPIELCENDTIVVDVLNYLGEPTSMHWHGVHMKRTPEMDGAPYATQYPLQPGEVQRYEFQVDRSGLLWYHSHVGWQRGFGVAGALIVRQTRQQNVHAQLYDYDLGEHTLMIQDIFYNYNLQDVRNILVNGKGRNHLSQLPDNDNRHRYEKLRVTPGYRYRMRVVLNGIANCPVEFSIEQHKLLIISTDGNDIEPVLADGFFLTSAERFDFILEANQYAKNYWIRVRGYEMCEDRNLYQGAVLSYRGSARTELPQGSVLENQKGRSEEDDSVWVNDYRFRSPNSTDKSSLRQSLDKDNNVGTVALRSVEPVSWSRYTKFLTHYSTFGSRMAPNGEELFQIDDISYISPAISLLQGRYLYQDDGYFCNKSSLAREGRNCEREQCECTHVIRFPAYRHVEMVVANLMDNTHPFHLHGYTFRLVGQGVLGNANDAHSRT; this is encoded by the exons ATGTTTAAACGCGAAAGTAAAAGTTTTCTCAGCCTTGGGTTGATACTGCTCCTGGTGTTGGGCGTAGCTCAGCTCCAGGCCGAGGTCCTCGACGAGGACTCGCAGCAGGCTAAATTCGAGTGGCCATCGTTTCCTTGGAGCCGCAACAAGACCAACAAGAACACCCACTCGTCCCTCAACGATCTGGATTTAAAGAACGATTACAGCCAGATGGAGTTGGCCAACTTTGGAGACTTTGATCGCAACCCGTGCAGAAGAGTGTGCCAGCAGGGTCAGTCCCAGAACTGTTATTACCAGCTAGTGGTTCACAATTACCAGAGACTGGGCCCAGAGTGTCAGAGGTGTCAGCAGGACGAAAGGGCCTGCGCAGCGGAGCATTGTATCTTCGGCGATGGCGTCGCCACTCCTGTGATGGCAGTTAATCGAATGGTGCCAGGACCTCCGATCGAACTGTGCGAAAATGATACTATAGTGGTTGACGTACTGAACTATCTGGGTGAACCCACCTCCATGCACTGGCACGGTGTCCACATGAAACGTACTCCCGAAATGGATGGCGCTCCCTACGCCACCCAGTATCCTTTGCAGCCGGGCGAAGTCCAGCGGTATGAGTTCCAGGTGGATCGGAGTGGTTTGCTTTGGTATCACAGTCACGTTGGCTGGCAGAGGGGCTTCGGTGTGGCAGGGGCCCTAATCGTCCGCCAAACGCGGCAGCAGAACGTCCACGCCCAACTCTATGACTATGATCTCGGGGAGCACACGTTGATGATACAGGACATCTTTTACAACTACAACCTGCAGGACGTTCGCAATATCCTAGTGAATGGAAAAGGGCGCAACCATCTCAGCCAGCTACCCGATAATGACAATCGCCATCGGTACGAAAAACTTCGAGTTACGCCGGGCTACCGCTACAGGATGCGAGTGGTCCTTAATGGAATCGCCAACTGTCCTGTGGAGTTTTCCATAGAACAACATAAACTTTTAATCATCAGCACCGATGGCAATGACATCGAGCCTGTCTTGGCAGATGGCTTCTTCCTGACCTCCGCCGAGCGATTTGATTTCATCTTGGAGGCCAATCAGTATGCGAAGAACTATTGGATCAGGGTGCGTGGGTATGAGATGTGTGAGGATAGAAATCTCTATCAAGGAGCTGTGCTCAGCTATCGCGGATCTGCTCGCACTGAACTGCCACAAGGAAGCGTCCTAGAGAATCAGAAAGGCCGCTCTGAGGAGGATGACTCCGTTTGGGTCAACGATTACCGTTTCCGGTCGCCAAATTCAACCGATAAATCCTCCCTGCGCCAATCATTGGACAAGGACAACAACGTAGGCACGGTGGCCCTGCGTTCCGTGGAACCAGTCTCCTGGTCGCGCTACACAAAATTCCTGACCCACTACTCTACCTTCGGATCGCGAATGGCACCCAATGGAGAAGAGCTATTCCAGATCGATGACATCTCTTACATCTCCCCGGCGATATCACTGTTGCAGGGTCGTTATCTCTACCAGGACGACGGTTacttttgcaacaaaagcTCTCTGGCTCGCGAGGGTCGTAATTGCGAACGGGAGCAGTGCGAGTGTACTCACGTGATCCGCTTTCCAGCATACAGGCATGTTGAGATGGTGGTGGCTAACTTAATGGACAACACACATCCCTTCCATCTCCATGGCTATACGTTCCGCTTGGTGGGACAGGGAGTCCTTGGCAATGCCAACGATGCAC attcgaGAACTTGA
- the LOC108128517 gene encoding lipase 3, which produces MSRPLFVLATVLAIVQGAPLEKEQSPADVPDYYELFNNPEAHLTLAKAPTTIKFIEDHGYPAERHYVTTEDGYIISLFRIPYSHNLQNQDVQRPIAFLQHGLFGSSDVWPSLGPDDALPFLLSDAGYDVWLGNARGNRYSKNHTSLSLKHPNFWRFSWHEIGYFDIAAAIDYTLSTENGKGQEGIHYVGHSQGTTVMFVLPSTRPEYNAKIKTAHLLAPVAFMHRMEDFMVNTLSPTLGFNNIYSKLFGSQELLPHNDVVLAFFYNVCRPKSPVMSMFCSDDEEEETVVEQGRTNSTANSVISGVMPAGISTDQVLHYLQEHQSTHFRQFDFGTKKNLLVYGSEEPTDYPTEKITAEMHLWYSDNDDMSAVEDVLQVAATLPNKVMHHMEDPLWDHGDFANNWEVRKYINDPIIAIMNEYEARTK; this is translated from the exons ATGTCTCGACCACTTTTTGTTTTAGCCACTGTTTTGGCTATCGTACAGGGAGCTCCTCTTGAGAAGGAACAAAGTCCTGCGGATGTTCCTGACTATTATGAGCTATTTAATAATCCAGAAGCTCATTTGACTTTGGCCAAAGCTCCAACTACG aTTAAATTTATTGAAGATCATGGTTATCCAGCAGAACGGCATTATGTGACTACTGAGGATGGCTACATTATCAGTCTGTTCCGCATTCCTTATTCGCACAATCTGCAGAATCAGGATGTCCAGCGACCCATTGCCTTCCTTCAGCATGGACTTTTCGGCAGCTCTGATGTCTGGCCAAGCCTGGGACCGGATGATGCCCTTCCCTTCCTGCTTTCCGACGCGGGATACGATGTTTGGCTGGGCAATGCCCGCGGAAATAGGTACTCCAAGAACCACACTTCCCTTTCTTTGAAGCACCCGAACTTTTGGCGGTTCAGCTGGCACGAGATTGGATACTTCGACATTGCCGCTGCCATTGACTACACGCTCTCCACCGAAAACGGAAAGGGTCAGGAGGGCATCCACTACGTGGGCCACTCCCAAGGCACCACCGTCATGTTCGTCCTGCCGTCCACGCGGCCGGAATATAACGCCAAGATTAAGACTGCTCACCTGCTGGCCCCAGTGGCCTTTATGCATAGAATGGAAGACTTTATGGTCAATACTCTGTCGCCCACTCTCGGATTCAACAATATTTACTCAAAGCTCTTTGGCTCCCAAGAATTGTTGCCCCACAACGATGTGGTCCTGGCATTTTTCTACAACGTTTGTCGCCCCAAATCTCCAGTGATGTCTATGTTCTGCAGCGACGATGAGGAAGAGGAAACAGTTGTGGAACAAGGACGAACCAATTCG ACCGCTAACTCAGTAATATCTGGTGTCATGCCAGCTGGAATATCCACCGACCAAGTTCTGCATTATTTGCAGGAACATCAATCAACACATTTCCGCCAGTTTGATTTTGGCACAAAAAAGAATTTGCTCGTTTATGGATCCGAAGAACCCACTGATTATCCAACGGAGAAAATTACCGCTGAAATGCATCTCTGGTATTCGGATAACGATGATATGTCTGCCGTGGAGGATGTCCTGCAGGTGGCAGCAACCCTTCCAAATAAAGTGATGCACCACATGGAGGATCCTTTGTGGGATCATGGAGATTTTGCAAATAATTGGGAAGTGCGAAAATACATCAACGATCCGATTATAGCTATCATGAATGAGTACGAGGCCAGAACTAAGTGA
- the LOC108128618 gene encoding lipase 3, translating to MKKRFASLFLILAGLAVSGIHSAALDGVIDFYKLYDNPEAHVSLKGKLTTADRIASHGYPSEHHYIPTKDGYVLGVFRIPYSHKLQNQNQKRPIAFLQHGLSSCSDAWILQGPDDSLPYLLADAGYDVWMGNARGTAYSRNHSTLSTENPRFWQFSWHEIAIYDITAIIDYALRTENGKDQDALHYVGHSQGTTVYFALMSSLFEYNYKIKTAHMFAPVAIMKNMANPLVRALGPYLGHQGVYATLFGAQEFLPHNDFVMSLFFNICQPDFLLRPVCENTVETLYSAGRVNMTAMPDGMATHPAGCSTDQMLHYLQEQQSGYFRQFDYGSKKNLQIYGTEEPPEYPVELINSEVHMWYSDNDAMAAVEDVETFSSRLPKKVMHHMLDPMWTHGDYALNREVRKYVNEPVIAIMDEYEEKYGGV from the exons ATGAAGAAACGGTTTGCGAGTCTTTTTCTTATCCTGGCTGGATTAGCAGTTTCAGGAATACACTCGGCAGCTCTTGATGGAGTGATTGATTTCTACAAGCTGTACGATAATCCAGAGGCTCATGTGAGTCTCAAGGGTAAATTGACAACA GCTGATCGCATTGCCTCGCATGGATATCCTTCGGAGCATCATTATATTCCTACCAAGGATGGCTATGTATTGGGCGTATTCCGGATCCCATATTCCCATAAATTGCagaaccaaaaccaaaaacgacCTATTGCATTTCTGCAACATGGACTATCTAGCTGCTCCGATGCCTGGATATTGCAAGGACCTGATGATAGTCTTCCGTACTTGCTGGCCGATGCTGGCTATGATGTCTGGATGGGAAATGCGCGAGGCACAGCCTACTCTAGAAATCACTCGACTCTGTCGACCGAAAACCCCCGATTCTGGCAATTCAGTTGGCATGAGATCGCCATTTACGATATTACCGCCATTATTGATTATGCTCTTAGAACGGAAAACGGCAAGGATCAGGATGCTCTTCATTATGTTGGTCATTCGCAGGGCACTACCGTTTATTTTGCTTTGATGTCCTCGCTTTTTGAATAcaactacaaaattaaaacggcTCACATGTTTGCCCCGGTGGCTATAATGAAAAACATGGCAAATCCTTTAGTGCGAGCCTTGGGCCCATATTTGGGCCACCAAGGTGTTTATGCCACTCTCTTTGGGGCTCAAGAGTTCCTGCCTCATAACGATTTCGTCATGTccttgttttttaatatttgccaaCCTGATTTCTTGCTGCGCCCGGTTTGCGAAAACACCGTGGAAACTCTCTATTCAGCAGGTCGTGTTAATATG aCTGCAATGCCAGATGGCATGGCTACCCATCCGGCAGGTTGTTCCACCGATCAGATGCTTCACTATTTGCAGGAGCAGCAATCTGGATATTTCCGGCAGTTTGACTATGGATCTAAGAAGAATCTTCAGATCTACGGAACCGAAGAGCCTCCAGAGTATCCTGTGGAGCTAATTAACTCAGAAGTGCACATGTGGTACTCAGACAACGATGCTATGGCCGCCGTGGAGGATGTTGAAACATTTTCCAGCCGATTGCCTAAAAAGGTGATGCACCACATGCTGGACCCAATGTGGACCCACGGGGACTACGCCCTTAACCGGGAGGTCAGAAAGTACGTCAACGAGCCGGTGATTGCCATCATGGACGAGTACGAAGAAAAGTACGGTGGGGTGTGA